One part of the Stigmatopora argus isolate UIUO_Sarg chromosome 8, RoL_Sarg_1.0, whole genome shotgun sequence genome encodes these proteins:
- the ddx10 gene encoding putative ATP-dependent RNA helicase DDX10, translating into MAEKSDPVKEFEKWKKRYNLKKARVKRERGVNKPVWQVERENIERLVSRYDDIKSEEVVRFSDFPLSKKTLLGLQYCQYRQPTEIQKQTIGVALRGKDVLGAAKTGSGKTLAFLIPLLEILYRQQWSSADGLGALIISPTRELAYQTFELLRKVGRKHDFSAGLVIGGKELKNESALIHRTNVVVCTPGRLLQHMDETAHFHASDLQLLVLDEADRILDMGFAPTLDAILENLPAGRQTLLFSATQTKSIKDLARLSLKDPEYVWVHEKARFSTPATLEQSYVVCPLQQKVDMLFSFIRSHIKKKILVFFACCKEVQFLFRIFCRLRPGLPVLALHGKQHQMKRVEVYEDFLRKRCGALFATDVAARGLDFPAVNWVLQYDCPEDADTYIHRVGRAARYKENGEALLLLLPSEEEGMVARLKDKKVPVRKIQVNSEKLQNVQQKLESFLAQEQEQKERAQRCFVSYLRSVHLMKNKDVFDVSKLPLRQYARSLGLAAPPRVRFLNRAEAAPEKTAAEEAGGSHDDDDDDDDDNDDDDGGPSGAFAADDDQEDLDFLTLKRKDVFAVEKPAETQAEEGPATEVGKKKEKKVSRFAEAKKIIRRNLKVNTKTTFTDDGDAVQVWPPTQRLATDVGDHDDDEEDREASGIDVDKAKERMKKEDQEFDKPEYTRKVKAKHREKRLKAKAERREASKRNRGDNEEEEDEEDEEGEEVVAYLADGGHEEFDPDTLPDPDRCRRERGGAEDEEEDEDEEEEEPPPKKKKKKARWQEEEEEEEEPAGLSLAEDEELALRLLSGRPF; encoded by the exons ATGGCGGAAAAATCAGATCCCGTCAAAGAGTTCGAAAAATGGAAGAAGAGATACAATTTAAAGAAAGCTCGCGTGAAGCGTGAGCGCGGCGTGAATAAGCCCGTTTGGCAGGTCGAGCGCGAGAATATCGAGCGGCTGGTGAGCAGGTACGACGACATCAAGAGCGAGGAAGTGGTCAGGTTCTCCGACTTCCCCCTGTCCAAGAAAACCCTGCTGGGCCTGCAGTATTGCCAGTACCGGCAGCCCACGGAGATCCAGAAGCAGACCATCGGCGTGGCCCTGCGGGGCAAAGACGTTCTGGGAGCCGCCAAGACCGGGTCGGGTAAGACCTTAGCCTTCTTGATCCCGCTGCTGGAGATCCTCTACCGCCAGCAGTGGAGCTCGGCGGACGGCCTGGGCGCCTTGATCATCTCGCCCACCCGCGAGCTGGCCTACCAGACCTTCGAGCTGCTCCGCAAGGTGGGACGCAAGCACGACTTCTCGGCCGGGCTGGTCATCGGCGGCAAGGAACTGAAGAACGAATCGGCGCTCATCCACCGCACCAACGTGGTGGTGTGCACCCCGGGCCGGCTGCTGCAGCACATGGACGAGACTGCCCACTTCCACGCCTCCGACCTGCAGCTTCTGGTGCTGGACGAGGCCGACCGCATCCTGGACATGGGCTTCGCCCCCACGCTGGACGCCATCCTGGAGAACCTGCCGGCCGGCCGCCAGACGCTGCTCTTCTCGGCCACGCAGACCAAGTCGATCAAGGACCTGGCGCGCCTCAGTCTCAAGGACCCCGAGTACGTGTGGGTGCACGAGAAAGCGCGCTTCAGCACCCCGGCCACGCTGGAGCAGAGCTACGTGGTGTGCCCGCTCCAACAGAAGGTGGACATGCTCTTCTCCTTCATTCGGAGTCACATCAAGAAGAAGATCCTGGTCTTCTTCGCCTGTTGCAAG GAGGTGCAGTTCCTGTTTCGCATCTTCTGCCGCCTGCGCCCGGGCCTGCCCGTGCTGGCGCTGCACGGCAAGCAGCACCAGATGAAGCGGGTGGAGGTCTACGAGGACTTCCTGCGCAAGAGATGCGGCGCCCTGTTCGCCACCGACGTGGCGGCCCGCGGCTTGGACTTCCCGGCCGTCAACTGGGTGCTGCAGTACGACTGCCCCGAGGACGCCGACACCTACATCCACAGGGTGGGCCGCGCCGCCAGGTACAAGGAGAACGGCGAGGCGCTCCTCCTGCTGCTGCCCTCCGAGGAGGAGGGCATGGTCGCCCGGCTCAAGGACAAGAAGGTGCCCGTCCGCAAGATCCAG GTGAATTCGGAGAAGCTCCAGAACGTTCAGCAGAAGTTGGAGTCCTTCCTGGCTCAGGAGCAGGAGCAGAAGGAGCGCGCCCAGCGCTGCTTCGTCTCCTACCTGCGCTCCGTCCACCTCATGAAGAACAAGGACGTCTTCGACGTCTCCAAGCTGCCTCTGCGCCAGTACGCTCGCTCGCTGGGCCTGGCGGCGCCGCCGCGGGTGCGATTCCTCAACCGGGCCGAGGCGGCGCCCGAGAAGACCGCCGCCGAGGAAGCCGGCGGCTCccacgacgatgatgatgatgacgacgatgacaacgacgacgacgacggcggcccGAGCGGAGCGTTCGCCGCAGACGACGACCAGGAAGATTTGGACTTCCTCACCCTCAAACGAAAAGATGTCTTTGCCGTGGAGAAACCGGCGGAGACCCAGGCGGAGGAGG GCCCGGCGACGGAAGTGGGcaagaaaaaggagaaaaaagtcAGCCGGTTTGCGGAGGCCAAGAAGATCATCAGGAGGAACTTGAAAGTCAACACCAAAACCACTTTCACGGATGACGGCGATGCCGTGCAGGTGTGGCCTCCCACGCAGAGGCTGGCCACGGACGTGGgagaccacgacgacgacgaggaggaCCGGGAGGCGTCGGGTATCGACGTGGACAAAGCCAAGGAGCGGATGAAGAAGGAGGACCAGGAGTTCGACAAGCCCGAGTACACCCGCAAGGTGAAGGCCAAACATCGTGAGAAGAGGCTTAAGGCTAAAGCGGAGAGGAGGGAAGCTAGCAAGCGCAACCGCGGCGAcaacgaggaggaggaggacgaggaggacgaggagggagAGGAGGTGGTGGCGTACCTCGCTGACGGCGGGCACGAAGAGTTCGACCCCGACACGCTGCCCGATCCGGACAGATGTCGCCGGGAACGAGGCGGTGCtgaggatgaagaggaagatgaggacgaggaggaggaggagccaccaccgaagaagaagaagaagaaggccaGGTggcaggaggaagaggaggaggaggaggaacctGCAGGACTCTCGCTGGCGGAGGATGAGGAGCTAGCTTTGCGCTTGCTTTCAGGGCGGCCATTTTAA